A region from the Cryptosporangium arvum DSM 44712 genome encodes:
- a CDS encoding rhomboid family intramembrane serine protease has product MTEESAQTTATPVCYRHPDRSTYVTCVRCDRPICPDCMQPASVGFQCPECIREGRKTTIPARTVFGGSLSGEQGTVTRSLIVINVVAWVLTVAAAVLTSEISIRELGRFVIFGGVTGVTEWGAAIPAYGGGFIQVQGGIAAGEFWRLLTADFLHYGLIHLAFNMYALWILGRECERLLGRARFLALYLFAGVGGSVAVYLFSPLNQASAGASASIFGLLGAMFFFLRRLRADPRGLVFLIILNFSLGFVVANISIWGHIGGFVVGAAVGALMAYLPAGPNRARLQWIALGGVAVALVVLIALRTASLGVLF; this is encoded by the coding sequence GTGACCGAGGAAAGCGCTCAGACCACCGCCACCCCGGTGTGTTACCGCCACCCGGACCGCAGCACGTACGTGACGTGCGTCCGGTGTGATCGCCCGATCTGCCCCGACTGCATGCAACCGGCCTCGGTCGGCTTCCAGTGCCCGGAGTGCATCCGGGAGGGACGCAAGACGACGATCCCCGCGCGGACCGTCTTCGGTGGGAGCCTCTCCGGTGAGCAGGGCACCGTCACCCGCTCGCTCATCGTCATCAACGTCGTCGCCTGGGTGCTCACGGTCGCGGCGGCGGTGCTCACCAGCGAGATCTCGATCCGCGAGCTTGGGCGTTTCGTCATCTTCGGCGGCGTCACCGGCGTCACCGAGTGGGGCGCGGCGATTCCCGCGTACGGCGGCGGCTTCATCCAGGTACAGGGCGGTATCGCCGCGGGCGAGTTCTGGCGCCTGCTGACCGCGGACTTCCTGCACTACGGGCTGATCCACCTGGCGTTCAATATGTACGCCCTGTGGATACTCGGGCGCGAGTGCGAACGCCTGCTCGGCCGGGCGCGCTTCCTGGCGCTCTACCTCTTCGCCGGCGTGGGCGGCTCGGTGGCCGTCTACCTGTTCTCGCCGCTCAACCAGGCCTCCGCCGGCGCGTCCGCGTCGATCTTCGGCCTGCTCGGCGCGATGTTCTTCTTCCTGCGCCGGCTCCGCGCGGATCCCCGCGGCCTGGTGTTCCTGATCATCCTGAACTTCAGCCTCGGGTTCGTGGTCGCCAACATCAGCATCTGGGGCCACATCGGCGGCTTCGTCGTCGGCGCCGCGGTGGGTGCGTTGATGGCCTACCTGCCTGCGGGGCCCAACCGGGCCCGGCTCCAGTGGATCGCCCTGGGCGGTGTGGCGGTGGCGCTCGTCGTTCTCATCGCCCTGCGCACGGCGTCGCTCGGAGTGTTGTTCTAG
- a CDS encoding PH domain-containing protein, with protein MAAAVLVVATVTITRDLVGAILGLLVAGGLGVSGLRDLLVPVRLEADGEGVTVSAGLTGRRRYPWAVVERIRVDERRRLLGRSTMLEIDVDDDLYFMSRYELGVHPAEVAEELATLRTGR; from the coding sequence GTGGCCGCCGCCGTGCTCGTCGTCGCGACGGTCACGATCACCCGTGATCTCGTCGGGGCGATCCTCGGTCTGTTGGTCGCGGGTGGGCTCGGCGTGTCCGGGCTGCGCGACCTCCTCGTGCCCGTGCGCCTGGAGGCCGACGGCGAGGGCGTGACCGTGTCCGCCGGCCTCACCGGCCGTCGCCGCTACCCGTGGGCCGTCGTCGAGCGGATCCGGGTGGACGAGCGGCGTCGGCTGCTGGGCCGCTCGACGATGCTCGAGATCGACGTCGACGACGACCTGTACTTCATGAGCCGCTACGAGCTGGGCGTGCACCCTGCTGAGGTGGCCGAGGAGCTCGCAACTCTGCGCACCGGTCGCTAG
- a CDS encoding cell division protein CrgA, producing MPKSRVRKKKVYTAPSDVRPSAATTAKRAKPSPRWVPGVAIALIVAGIAWLVTYYMTQGEYPVAELSAWNLAIGFGMLVASLGVFTQWR from the coding sequence GTGCCGAAGTCACGCGTACGTAAGAAGAAGGTCTACACAGCGCCGAGCGATGTCCGGCCGAGCGCTGCCACTACCGCGAAGCGGGCGAAACCCAGCCCGCGGTGGGTGCCGGGCGTGGCGATCGCGCTCATCGTCGCCGGGATCGCGTGGCTGGTGACCTACTACATGACCCAGGGCGAATACCCGGTCGCCGAGCTGTCCGCCTGGAACCTGGCCATCGGTTTCGGCATGCTCGTCGCCAGCTTGGGTGTCTTCACCCAGTGGCGCTGA
- a CDS encoding DUF881 domain-containing protein, which yields MAAIRPRRSGTRSPRHRAGRPNASRSGNALGWRIALPCVLLLAGVLFAASAETSQGSDLRGGRRDQLAELIRRGNTEVATSERRAAELRRSVDEATRSRTRTDARLKGPQREVDSLTGPAGLGKVRGPSLTVKLDDAPRRPGGVLPAGANADDVVVHQQDVQAVVNALWAGGAEAMTIMGIRVISTSAVRCVGNTLLLHGRTFSPAFVITAIGNVSSMRDALDTSPGVSLFRQAASAWNLGYTVGDPQVVTLPAYEGPTGLTHATSQSR from the coding sequence GTGGCGGCGATCCGGCCTCGCCGGTCCGGCACGCGTTCTCCGCGTCACCGGGCGGGTCGGCCGAACGCGAGCCGATCCGGCAACGCGCTCGGCTGGCGAATCGCCCTTCCGTGCGTATTACTGCTGGCCGGAGTACTTTTCGCGGCGAGCGCCGAGACTTCGCAGGGCTCCGATCTCCGGGGCGGACGCCGCGATCAGCTCGCAGAGTTGATCCGACGCGGTAACACTGAGGTCGCAACATCTGAACGCCGAGCCGCTGAGTTGCGTCGTTCAGTTGATGAGGCAACTCGATCACGCACGCGCACCGACGCCCGCTTGAAAGGCCCGCAGCGGGAAGTCGACTCACTCACCGGGCCCGCAGGACTGGGAAAGGTTCGCGGACCGTCGCTCACGGTCAAGCTCGACGACGCACCGCGTCGGCCCGGCGGAGTATTGCCGGCCGGCGCCAACGCGGATGACGTGGTCGTGCACCAACAGGATGTGCAGGCGGTGGTGAACGCACTATGGGCGGGTGGCGCGGAAGCTATGACGATCATGGGGATCCGCGTGATCTCCACCAGCGCCGTGCGGTGCGTGGGCAACACCCTTCTCCTCCACGGGAGAACGTTCTCTCCGGCGTTCGTGATAACCGCGATTGGCAACGTCTCGTCGATGCGGGACGCCCTAGACACGTCGCCAGGGGTGTCGCTGTTCCGCCAAGCGGCGTCCGCGTGGAACCTGGGATACACAGTTGGAGACCCTCAGGTCGTGACGCTGCCGGCGTACGAAGGGCCAACGGGGTTGACGCACGCCACGAGCCAGAGTCGCTGA
- a CDS encoding class E sortase — translation MEPGIHSWRPSGRDAAGVRRANGVDARHEPESLIRRSIRTFGEVLITLGLVVLMFAAYEVYGKAYQVNADQDRLNAQLDQQWAAGPTPGNSATPAEALPGQAVARLYIPKLDKKWVVVEGVDPDDIKLAPGHYPDSQMPNEVGNFAIAGHRMPSIFWDLDKLQNGDTIVLETQTDWYVYSVKKNFITLPTQVSVVSSNPENPGQKATAKMLTLTTCNPKWDNYERLIIWAEQTKAQPHSAGKPPEVQ, via the coding sequence GTGGAACCTGGGATACACAGTTGGAGACCCTCAGGTCGTGACGCTGCCGGCGTACGAAGGGCCAACGGGGTTGACGCACGCCACGAGCCAGAGTCGCTGATCCGCCGCTCGATCCGCACCTTCGGCGAGGTCCTCATCACCTTGGGCCTCGTCGTCCTGATGTTCGCCGCGTACGAGGTCTACGGCAAGGCGTACCAGGTCAACGCCGACCAGGACCGGCTCAACGCCCAGCTCGACCAGCAGTGGGCCGCCGGCCCGACGCCGGGCAACTCGGCCACGCCGGCCGAAGCCCTGCCGGGCCAGGCCGTCGCCCGTCTGTACATCCCCAAGCTCGACAAGAAGTGGGTGGTCGTCGAGGGCGTCGACCCCGACGACATCAAGCTGGCGCCGGGCCACTACCCCGACAGCCAGATGCCCAACGAGGTCGGCAACTTCGCCATCGCCGGCCACCGGATGCCGTCGATCTTCTGGGACCTGGACAAGCTGCAGAACGGCGACACGATCGTCCTCGAGACCCAGACCGACTGGTACGTGTACTCGGTCAAGAAGAACTTCATCACGCTGCCGACCCAGGTCTCGGTCGTCAGCTCCAACCCGGAGAACCCCGGGCAGAAAGCCACCGCCAAGATGCTGACGCTGACCACGTGCAACCCGAAGTGGGACAACTACGAGCGGCTGATCATCTGGGCCGAACAGACGAAGGCCCAGCCCCACAGCGCCGGCAAGCCCCCCGAGGTCCAGTAG
- a CDS encoding aminodeoxychorismate/anthranilate synthase component II has protein sequence MSPRILVVDNYDSFVYNLVQYLGQLGAECVVRRNDAVRPAEVLDGDVDGAPVDGVLLSPGPGAPEEAGVCIGMVEQLAGRVPLFGVCLGHQAIGVAYGATVNRAPELLHGKTSEVHHADAGVLAGLPDPFTATRYHSLAVVEDTLPAEIEITGRTPSGVVMAMRHRELAIEGVQFHPESVLTQGGHRMLANWLGTCGDEGAVDRSTALVEQVEQRRLAAYA, from the coding sequence GTGAGCCCACGCATCCTGGTCGTCGACAACTACGACTCGTTCGTCTACAACCTGGTGCAGTACCTGGGCCAGCTCGGGGCCGAATGCGTCGTTCGCCGTAACGACGCGGTGCGGCCGGCCGAGGTGCTCGACGGCGACGTCGACGGAGCGCCGGTCGACGGAGTGCTGCTCTCACCCGGGCCGGGTGCACCGGAGGAAGCAGGCGTCTGCATCGGCATGGTCGAGCAGCTCGCCGGCCGGGTTCCGCTGTTCGGCGTCTGCCTGGGCCATCAGGCGATCGGCGTCGCGTACGGGGCCACCGTGAACCGCGCACCCGAACTGCTGCACGGAAAGACCAGCGAGGTGCACCACGCCGACGCCGGGGTGCTGGCCGGGTTGCCCGACCCGTTCACCGCGACGCGCTACCACTCGCTGGCGGTCGTCGAGGACACGCTGCCGGCCGAGATCGAGATCACCGGCCGCACTCCGTCCGGCGTCGTGATGGCGATGCGCCACCGCGAGCTGGCGATCGAAGGCGTGCAGTTCCACCCGGAGTCGGTGCTCACCCAGGGCGGGCACCGGATGCTCGCCAACTGGCTCGGCACCTGCGGCGACGAGGGGGCGGTGGATCGGTCCACCGCGCTCGTCGAGCAGGTCGAACAGCGTCGACTGGCGGCGTACGCCTGA
- the pknB gene encoding Stk1 family PASTA domain-containing Ser/Thr kinase has product MTEARLFGGRYEIGHVLGYGGMAEVHMGRDHRLGRDVAIKVLRSDLARDPGFQARFRREAQNAAALNHPAIVSVYDTGEDHSSRDGVAVPYIVMEYVEGLTLKEVLTAEGRLVPQRALEIVADVCAALDFSHRHGIIHRDIKPGNVMLTPQGAVKVMDFGIARAITSASSQMTATSAVIGTAQYLSPEQARGETVDARSDVYSTGCLLYELMVGEPPFTGDNPVSVAYQHVREDPIPPSQRNPEISATIDSIVLKSMAKNPAQRYQSAGEMRADLLRAAAGRPVAAGPVPTGGERTAVLGGGAATRVVPTPGGGYSTSVGTAVGNGAEKRRGATIAVGILAVVALVAVVAFAASKLGGGGGKEVTVADVVGANQVSATRELQAQGLNVTVRTVPSTTEQKGKVTEQNPAAGEKAKEGDKVEISIGGGPGEVAVPDLKGLDEDGAKQRLEQAKLQFKPEDDEDSDLPEGRVTGQDPAPGQKLPENGTVTVRISKANRVLVPDVKGLTFDDAKSRLENAGLKARKAEAASDKAAGTVISQTPDQNTKQNRGTTVTLTVSTGPTASDSPDPDESPSEDPEPSDSAEPTESAGASASAGSTPRVGPNTLTR; this is encoded by the coding sequence ATGACCGAGGCCCGCCTGTTTGGCGGCAGGTACGAGATCGGCCACGTGCTGGGCTACGGCGGAATGGCCGAAGTTCACATGGGGCGCGACCACCGGCTCGGCCGGGACGTGGCGATCAAAGTCCTGCGGTCCGATCTTGCTCGTGACCCTGGTTTCCAGGCGCGGTTCCGTCGCGAGGCGCAGAACGCGGCCGCGCTGAACCACCCGGCGATCGTGTCGGTCTACGACACCGGCGAAGACCACTCCAGCCGGGACGGCGTCGCGGTGCCGTACATCGTCATGGAGTACGTCGAGGGCCTCACGCTCAAGGAGGTGCTGACCGCCGAGGGGCGGCTGGTGCCCCAGCGTGCGCTGGAGATCGTCGCGGACGTGTGCGCCGCGCTGGACTTCAGCCACCGGCACGGCATCATCCACCGGGACATCAAGCCCGGAAACGTGATGCTGACGCCGCAGGGCGCGGTCAAGGTGATGGACTTCGGCATCGCCAGGGCGATCACCAGCGCGTCGTCGCAAATGACCGCGACGTCGGCCGTGATCGGCACCGCCCAGTACCTCTCCCCGGAGCAGGCCCGCGGCGAGACCGTGGACGCGCGGTCGGACGTCTACTCGACCGGTTGCCTGCTGTACGAGCTCATGGTCGGGGAGCCCCCGTTCACCGGTGACAACCCGGTTTCGGTGGCTTACCAGCACGTCCGTGAGGACCCCATTCCGCCGAGCCAGCGGAACCCGGAGATCAGCGCGACGATCGACTCGATCGTGCTCAAGTCGATGGCGAAGAACCCGGCCCAGCGCTACCAGAGCGCCGGTGAGATGCGCGCCGACCTGCTGCGTGCCGCGGCCGGGCGCCCGGTGGCGGCCGGGCCGGTTCCCACCGGTGGCGAGCGCACCGCGGTGCTCGGCGGCGGCGCGGCCACCCGTGTCGTTCCGACTCCCGGCGGCGGGTACTCGACGTCGGTCGGCACCGCGGTCGGCAACGGCGCCGAGAAGCGGCGGGGCGCCACGATCGCGGTGGGCATCCTCGCCGTCGTCGCGTTGGTCGCCGTGGTCGCGTTCGCGGCCAGCAAGCTCGGTGGCGGAGGCGGCAAGGAGGTCACGGTCGCCGACGTCGTCGGCGCGAACCAGGTCTCCGCGACGAGGGAGCTCCAGGCTCAGGGCCTGAACGTCACCGTGCGCACGGTGCCGAGCACCACGGAGCAAAAGGGCAAGGTGACCGAGCAGAACCCGGCCGCCGGCGAGAAGGCCAAGGAAGGCGACAAGGTCGAGATCTCGATCGGCGGCGGGCCCGGCGAGGTCGCGGTGCCGGACCTGAAGGGCCTCGACGAGGACGGCGCCAAGCAGCGTCTGGAGCAGGCGAAGCTCCAGTTCAAACCGGAGGACGACGAGGACAGCGACCTGCCCGAGGGCCGGGTCACCGGGCAGGACCCCGCGCCCGGCCAGAAGCTGCCGGAGAACGGCACGGTCACGGTCCGCATCTCGAAGGCCAACCGCGTGCTGGTGCCGGACGTCAAGGGGCTGACCTTCGACGACGCGAAGAGCCGCCTCGAGAACGCGGGCCTCAAGGCGCGCAAGGCGGAGGCGGCGTCCGACAAGGCGGCCGGCACCGTGATCTCGCAGACGCCGGACCAGAACACCAAGCAGAACCGCGGCACGACGGTCACGCTCACCGTGTCGACCGGCCCGACGGCGTCCGACTCGCCCGACCCGGACGAGTCGCCGAGCGAGGATCCCGAGCCGAGTGACTCGGCGGAGCCGACCGAGAGCGCCGGCGCCAGCGCGTCGGCCGGCTCGACTCCCCGCGTGGGGCCGAACACGCTCACGCGCTGA
- a CDS encoding peptidoglycan D,D-transpeptidase FtsI family protein translates to MNAPLRRVAVAVFVLFALLFVNLNYVQVVKGDDYRTSDLNERVRISSYERPRGLIMVEDQAIAESVETDGRYKYQRKYPQGELYAHVTGYQSMIYGNSELEAKENEDLSGESDKLFVRRITDMITGKKSKGANVILTLDKEVQAATADALEGEKGAAIALDPKTGEILSLVSNPAYDPNPFASHTDQPQKDAWKKLNGDSVNKPLLDRALRQTYPPGSTFKVIMSAALVDRGYKADSQVDAPNQYTAPQTEKFIENFHGETCGNGVQVSLEFALQESCNTVFSKLGVEVVKAEGIKEKAKEFGFGDTNLEVPLDVAASQTGEIADPPAVAQSSIGQRDVRMTPLQGAMIAAAVANNGKLMTPFLVKKVEAADYTTLSTTREREYSSPLSDSNAAEVQKMMRAVVQNGTGKRAQVDGADVGGKTGTAEDGDERQDHAWFIGYAIVDGQPVAAVAVVLENAGTSSSSSAAIAGTIMKSIIEQRANR, encoded by the coding sequence GTGAACGCTCCGCTCCGACGTGTAGCGGTCGCGGTCTTCGTGCTGTTCGCACTGCTCTTCGTCAACCTGAACTACGTCCAGGTGGTCAAGGGCGACGACTACCGCACGAGCGACCTGAACGAGCGGGTCCGGATCTCCAGCTACGAGCGCCCGCGCGGGCTGATCATGGTCGAGGACCAGGCGATCGCCGAGTCCGTCGAGACCGACGGACGGTACAAGTACCAGCGCAAGTACCCGCAGGGCGAGCTGTACGCGCACGTCACCGGCTACCAGTCGATGATCTACGGCAACAGCGAACTCGAGGCCAAGGAGAACGAGGACCTCTCCGGGGAGTCCGACAAGCTGTTCGTGCGCCGGATCACCGACATGATCACCGGCAAGAAGAGCAAGGGCGCGAACGTCATCCTGACGCTCGACAAGGAGGTCCAGGCGGCCACCGCGGACGCGCTGGAGGGCGAGAAGGGCGCGGCGATCGCGCTGGACCCGAAGACCGGCGAGATCCTGTCGCTGGTGTCGAACCCGGCCTACGACCCGAACCCCTTCGCGTCGCACACCGACCAGCCGCAGAAGGACGCCTGGAAGAAGCTCAACGGCGACAGCGTCAACAAGCCGCTGCTCGACCGGGCGCTGCGCCAGACCTACCCGCCGGGCTCGACCTTCAAGGTGATCATGTCGGCGGCCCTGGTCGACCGGGGCTACAAAGCCGACTCGCAGGTCGACGCACCGAATCAGTACACCGCTCCGCAGACCGAGAAGTTCATCGAGAACTTCCACGGCGAGACGTGTGGGAACGGTGTCCAGGTCAGCCTCGAGTTCGCGCTCCAGGAATCGTGCAACACGGTGTTCTCCAAGCTCGGCGTCGAGGTGGTCAAGGCCGAGGGCATCAAGGAGAAGGCCAAGGAGTTCGGCTTCGGGGACACGAACCTGGAGGTTCCCCTCGACGTCGCGGCCAGCCAGACCGGCGAGATCGCCGACCCACCCGCGGTCGCCCAGTCCAGCATCGGCCAGCGTGACGTCCGGATGACGCCCCTGCAGGGCGCGATGATCGCCGCGGCCGTCGCCAACAATGGCAAGCTGATGACGCCGTTCCTGGTCAAGAAGGTGGAGGCGGCCGACTACACGACGCTCTCGACGACCCGGGAGCGCGAGTACTCGTCACCGCTGAGCGATTCGAACGCCGCCGAAGTCCAGAAGATGATGCGTGCGGTCGTCCAGAACGGCACCGGTAAGCGTGCCCAGGTGGACGGGGCCGACGTCGGTGGCAAGACCGGTACCGCCGAGGACGGCGACGAGCGTCAGGACCACGCGTGGTTCATCGGCTATGCGATCGTCGACGGGCAACCGGTCGCCGCGGTCGCGGTGGTACTGGAGAACGCCGGCACGTCCAGCAGCTCCTCGGCGGCGATTGCCGGGACGATCATGAAGTCGATCATCGAGCAGCGAGCGAACCGATGA
- a CDS encoding FtsW/RodA/SpoVE family cell cycle protein, with translation MTASAAPRPAGGSDPALTSVIGRPDRPLANNQRNTELFLLIVSLVVVTGMSVAVQASVLGEISGNALALPGLLALLFFGAHVAIRFLAPYADPLILPAVATINGISVVFIRRLDLGRLTPDERLAAGVLSGEGSEALKQYIWATVAILGFVALLWLVRDHRSLARFGYIALFTGLVLVMLPAVLPSSLSEINGAKLWIIIPGLGQIQPGEFAKIALLLYFARSLVDNRDFLQIVGKYQTLKATPGFLFRAYAPIIGAWLVSLSILVFEKDLGSSLLYFGLFLVMLYIATNSWRWLVIGLLLFMVGAYSAFLVVSRVQLRVNVWLHPFDDPFDTGYQIVQSLLALGSGGLFGSGPGAGSPNLLSLYASTDFVFAAIGEEIGLFGLTALLMLYALIASRGIRAGLDVRDSYGKLLAGGLAFSITLQTFVIVGGVTKLIPLTGLTTPFLAYGGSSLVANWLIIALLIRISDAGRRPAKVKAPPLQLRDAPTEVVKL, from the coding sequence GTGACGGCTTCGGCCGCCCCCCGCCCCGCCGGCGGATCCGACCCCGCCCTCACCAGTGTGATCGGGCGGCCGGACCGACCGCTCGCCAACAACCAGCGCAACACCGAGCTCTTCCTGCTGATCGTTTCGCTGGTCGTGGTGACCGGCATGTCGGTCGCGGTCCAAGCCTCGGTGCTGGGTGAGATCAGCGGCAACGCGCTCGCGCTGCCCGGTCTGCTCGCTCTGCTGTTCTTCGGCGCGCACGTGGCCATCCGGTTCCTGGCCCCGTACGCCGATCCGTTGATCCTGCCCGCCGTGGCCACGATCAACGGGATCAGTGTCGTCTTCATCCGTCGCCTGGACCTGGGCCGGCTCACCCCCGACGAGCGGCTGGCCGCCGGCGTCCTGAGCGGTGAGGGCAGCGAAGCCCTCAAGCAGTACATCTGGGCGACGGTGGCGATCCTGGGTTTCGTCGCGCTGCTCTGGCTCGTCCGGGATCACCGGTCGCTGGCCCGGTTCGGCTACATCGCGCTGTTCACCGGTCTCGTACTGGTGATGCTTCCCGCGGTGCTGCCCTCGTCGCTGAGCGAGATCAACGGCGCGAAGCTCTGGATCATCATCCCGGGCCTCGGCCAGATCCAGCCGGGTGAGTTCGCGAAGATCGCGCTGCTGCTGTACTTCGCGCGCAGCCTGGTCGACAACCGCGACTTCCTGCAGATCGTCGGCAAGTACCAGACGCTCAAGGCGACCCCGGGCTTCCTGTTCCGGGCCTACGCGCCGATCATCGGTGCCTGGCTGGTCAGCCTCAGCATCCTGGTCTTCGAGAAGGACCTCGGGTCGTCGCTGCTGTACTTCGGCCTGTTCCTGGTGATGCTCTACATCGCGACGAACAGCTGGCGCTGGCTGGTCATCGGCCTGCTGCTGTTCATGGTCGGCGCCTACTCGGCGTTCCTGGTCGTCAGCCGGGTGCAGCTGCGGGTGAACGTCTGGCTCCACCCGTTCGACGATCCGTTCGACACCGGCTACCAGATCGTCCAGTCGCTGCTCGCACTCGGCAGCGGTGGCCTGTTCGGGTCGGGGCCGGGTGCCGGGTCGCCCAACCTGCTCAGCCTCTACGCGAGCACCGACTTCGTGTTCGCGGCGATCGGTGAGGAGATCGGGCTGTTCGGCCTGACCGCGCTGCTGATGCTCTACGCGCTCATCGCGTCGCGGGGCATCCGGGCCGGTCTGGACGTGCGTGACTCGTACGGCAAGTTGCTCGCCGGGGGGCTCGCCTTCTCGATCACGTTGCAGACGTTCGTCATCGTGGGCGGGGTGACGAAGTTGATCCCGCTGACCGGTCTGACGACCCCGTTCCTCGCGTACGGAGGATCGTCGCTGGTCGCCAACTGGCTCATCATCGCCCTGCTCATCCGCATTTCGGACGCCGGTCGACGGCCGGCCAAGGTGAAAGCTCCGCCACTCCAGTTGCGGGACGCCCCGACTGAGGTGGTCAAGCTGTGA
- a CDS encoding PP2C family protein-serine/threonine phosphatase, whose translation MSLTLRYAAKSDRGLIREGNEDSVYAGPRLLAVADGMGGMAAGEVASNIVVRALEPLDEDVSAHDLVDALRGAIGHANQQLRDAVDANPALEGMGTTLTALLFSGTRLALAHVGDSRAYVLRNSELHQITRDDTYVQMLVDEGRITADEANTHPQRSLLTRALDGREVEPEFSVREARPGDRYLLCSDGLSSVVSMETIEDAMRIDDPAQVANRLIQLALRGGGPDNITVIVADILDDRLADNAPVVGGAAARDRTTSATADTAAGRAALATPPRPTLDDNNYGVEEEDEPVESGGRHRRRTTALLTVLALAALAAGGYAAWHYTQQQYYVGTTEAGHVAIYRGVSGSLAGLEFSTLQSDTDLRVDDLQQVARESVEQTIPAENREDAYTIVDNLRQGQVLPWCHGDATPTPTPSVTPSTTSSASPTPSESTSPNSSATPSSTASASPSAPAATASRPAGEILPAGESDKPGENCRVAR comes from the coding sequence ATGAGCCTCACGCTGCGCTACGCGGCAAAGTCCGACCGTGGTCTCATCCGGGAAGGGAATGAAGACTCGGTCTACGCCGGCCCGCGACTGCTCGCGGTGGCCGACGGCATGGGCGGCATGGCCGCCGGTGAGGTGGCCTCGAACATCGTCGTCCGAGCGTTGGAACCCCTCGACGAGGACGTGTCGGCGCACGATCTGGTCGACGCGCTGCGAGGGGCGATCGGCCACGCCAACCAGCAGCTCCGCGACGCGGTGGACGCCAACCCGGCCCTGGAGGGCATGGGCACCACGCTGACGGCGCTGCTGTTCAGCGGGACACGGCTGGCACTGGCGCACGTCGGTGACTCCCGGGCCTACGTGCTGCGCAACAGCGAGCTGCACCAGATCACCCGCGACGACACGTACGTGCAGATGCTCGTCGACGAGGGCCGGATCACCGCGGACGAGGCCAACACCCATCCGCAGCGCTCCCTGCTCACCCGGGCCCTCGACGGGCGCGAGGTCGAGCCGGAGTTCTCGGTCCGGGAAGCTCGGCCCGGCGACCGGTACCTGCTCTGCAGTGACGGGCTGTCCAGCGTCGTCTCGATGGAGACGATCGAGGACGCCATGCGGATCGACGATCCGGCTCAGGTCGCCAACCGGCTGATCCAGCTGGCGCTGCGCGGCGGCGGTCCGGACAACATCACCGTGATCGTCGCCGACATCCTCGACGACCGGCTGGCCGACAACGCGCCGGTCGTCGGTGGCGCCGCGGCGCGCGACCGCACGACGTCGGCCACCGCCGACACCGCGGCCGGCCGGGCGGCGCTGGCCACTCCGCCCCGTCCCACCCTCGACGACAACAACTACGGCGTCGAGGAAGAAGACGAGCCGGTCGAGAGCGGCGGCCGTCACCGCCGCCGCACCACCGCGCTGCTGACCGTGCTCGCCCTGGCGGCACTCGCCGCCGGCGGGTACGCGGCCTGGCACTACACCCAGCAGCAGTACTACGTGGGAACGACCGAGGCCGGACACGTTGCGATCTACCGCGGCGTGTCCGGCTCGCTCGCCGGCCTGGAATTCTCCACTCTGCAATCCGACACCGATCTGCGCGTCGACGACCTCCAGCAGGTCGCCCGCGAGTCGGTGGAGCAGACGATTCCGGCCGAGAACCGTGAGGACGCTTACACGATCGTGGACAACCTCCGGCAGGGTCAGGTCCTCCCCTGGTGCCACGGCGACGCCACGCCGACGCCGACCCCGTCGGTGACCCCGTCGACTACTTCTTCGGCCTCGCCCACTCCGAGCGAGAGCACCAGCCCCAACTCGAGCGCGACGCCGTCGAGCACCGCCTCCGCGTCCCCGAGTGCTCCGGCTGCCACCGCGTCCCGGCCGGCCGGGGAGATCCTTCCGGCCGGTGAGAGCGACAAGCCCGGCGAGAATTGTCGGGTGGCCCGGTGA
- a CDS encoding FHA domain-containing protein FhaB/FipA: MPEVVLAVARFGFLALLWVFVFAVVGVIRRDLTGARQPRLVATPRGVPLAPAGRPAAEQSKPGRAKRGLFGGGGGSGGGGGAGVPRTLVVTEGALTGTRITLGDSPITLGRADDSTLVLNDDYASAQHARLVPRAGEWLIEDLGSTNGTYLGPTKISAPTPVPLGAPIRIGRTSIELRS, translated from the coding sequence ATGCCGGAAGTCGTACTCGCGGTCGCCCGGTTCGGCTTTCTCGCGCTGCTCTGGGTGTTCGTGTTCGCCGTCGTCGGAGTGATCCGGCGTGACCTGACCGGGGCTCGCCAGCCCCGGCTGGTCGCGACGCCCCGCGGTGTGCCGTTGGCACCCGCCGGGCGTCCGGCGGCGGAGCAGAGCAAGCCGGGGCGGGCGAAACGCGGTCTCTTCGGCGGAGGCGGCGGTAGTGGCGGCGGAGGCGGTGCGGGCGTGCCCCGCACGCTCGTCGTCACCGAAGGAGCGTTGACCGGGACTCGAATCACTCTCGGTGATTCACCGATCACCCTCGGGCGCGCGGATGACTCGACGTTGGTGCTCAATGACGACTATGCGTCAGCGCAGCATGCACGTCTGGTGCCGCGTGCGGGCGAGTGGCTGATCGAAGACCTGGGGTCTACCAACGGCACGTATCTTGGCCCAACCAAGATTTCGGCCCCGACCCCCGTCCCCCTGGGCGCGCCGATCCGAATCGGCCGCACGTCGATCGAGTTGCGCTCATGA